Part of the Juglans regia cultivar Chandler chromosome 14, Walnut 2.0, whole genome shotgun sequence genome, aaatgagTTCTCCTAAggcaaccaaaatataaattaattataaaaaataaaatttaaataaaagaattattagcTGCCTAGCCATTGTAGGGCAAATTTCAACGACATTTGATCGGATTGTAGTTGGTCTTTagaacaatgttttgaatatcatttCGATGACCGTTTCGATCAAAgtattggaatgaaatatttcaataccAGTATAGTTTTGGATACCGTTtcaaaatagtctatatataaataaattatatatataaatatatatatatatatataaactatatttcaaaataacaacaatataagaaaaaacttaataatactTTTCAATACAAGttatcaataattttaattgaatCAATTCAATCAACTACCAAGTTACAATCTGCTTGACAATTCACATAAATAGAATCAATTCAATCAAATGGCAAGTTACAACTACCAATTCGGTGTATTTTTAATGACCCatatagtattttaatttttaaatttaatgaccCATATAGATTCTGAAATgtgaatataatttgaaaaaataaaaaagtaaataatccCTTTTGTGAGCCTAATaaatggtagagagagagagagacggtatAAGTAGttgaggttttgaaaaaattaaaaatcgaaAAAGTCCCTCCTTTTGATTTCATCTTTACTGAAAGCCTTTGTCAACAagtttatttacaaaattgaCATCCACTAATATCACGATTCACATTACTGGATTTTACATACCGACCGAAATTCAAATACCAGCCAAAACATCGGAAATCGGTCGGTACCGTTTGAAACGGCCGGTATTTGACCTGATACAAAATGCAGACCTCCTCCATGCCAGTTATTGTTTCGGTTCAATATATTTCAACCGTACCAACTTATACGGTacgatttttaaaactttgcttTAAAATAACAGATTGATAACGATTACTCTAATCATCTTTCTAGATGAACTACTGACAGAAGGTAGACACCATGCCAAGCGACATCTAGAGTAGTGAAGAGTTGATCTTAAAAATAGTATCAAgcataaacactaaaatatcTTAGCCTTCTCCAATATTCCACCTTTTagctttagaattttttttccacgaatcttaattttttttaaaaagtccTAAAATTGTATCAGTATTAATCATGAACAGTATAGGTCTGAGCATCGAACAACATAGGATTGGGCACCGACAATGTCGGATTCGAAGTGCCCTACCTCCGACTCTAACTCTGACTTTGTCGGAGGACTTTGACTCCGATTCGCATAGCCTCCGATCTGACTCCGATTCCAACTTGTCGGAGTAGAGTCGGATTTGAGCTTTTctattggaattttttttatagtccatttgaaatttcaatttaacaaTTTTGGGTTCTCACTGGTCAGATTTGGCTTccaaatttcagttttttaaaaaaatattttttcaaatttcaattttattaaaacataaccagcattggaaaaataaatcattgtacaaattaatgttattatacattagtattatatgttattatatattaatgtttatacattagtattatatattattatacattgattattatacattactagtaCATGTTATTATGCTTTAGttattaaacattaatattacatattattataaatttatatatttgtatttatacataatacattagtatcaaatgttattatacattagtgtttatacattagttgttattatacattagtgttacatgatagtaatagttaatagtatattgtttacatatactaaactattattaattaatttagtatgtttatattataatataagtatattattttataataatttgctcatactaatatattattaaatttaactaactatataagttataattatataaaaaatatatataatttttaaaaaatatataaaaatcaaaatcaaaatcaaaatcaaaatcgaAGTCGGTACATCGCTACCTCCTCTCTTAACAGTTTTGGTGAAAAACATTCTGACTCCAGACCACATCGGAGtcaaattttggaatttttgttcAACAGCATATACTCAACCAATTTTGCGGTGAATTTTCTATCGCACACGTGTAAAGAAGGTAAGTTGCTGTCAATAGCTTGAATGTCACGTGATAGGGCCCTCCATTTGTCTCCGCCACGCCAGTTCTCATTTTTCCACCATTACCGCCGCGATGGAACTGGAGAAAACGAAGAGGAACGAAGGCTTCCGTAATTCTAATTCGTCGAAATATCAATACCTTAGAGACTTTTTGGCCGCTTCCTTCTGAACCTCAAAGTCCCAAATGTGCCGATGCCCCAGCTCCAGTGATCTTCCCGCGAGCTCTTTGTCGAAGTTAGGATCCAGAACATGACTCTCAGATTCCCGGGTCTTTGTTTTAGTTTAAGTTTTGAATTCTGTTTTCTGGTTTAAATTGTGCATGTTTGAAGAACTTGCCCCCATTCACTaccattattctttattttggtttgaaCCATGCTTGCAATTGTGCGACCgttgatatgtttgaagatgtTATCTCGCAAATTAGCATCACATTtggaacttaaaaaatatgatgtcaGAAATTAGCATCTTCTTTCGAACCTTTGTGATTTAAACATGGCTGATCGAAATAGCGGCTTTATCACTCTgctcgtatttttttttttttttttggcgatGTTGTATGTGAAATTGTGAATACACTTCGAATAATTCTAGTAGATATTTGGACTTCATGACGACATATTTGGCTGTGCGATGATTTAAGGCTTCTGATCATGTAAGGCTTCTAATGGTATCGGAATAGTTTACGgctttctataattattttgttttaaatcaaACGATACGTACAAATTTGGATGTGTTTCCGTGTAATTTGGAAGCTCATGGAAAcaagtaattttatttgaatatcaATTTCTGAAGTACATGGGAGCCATATGAAATGCTTGTCTAAACAAGAATTCCTCCAAAGACGAATTCTAATAAATACAGTTATCGATGACAGTTTGATTTTTTGTCGCTGAGTTGAGTATTTATTCTTACTCAGTTAATTTCAGTGAGGTACACTACCGAGAAGATACTTTCTGGTATAGTTTAAAGGATGATATATATCAAGTTCTTTTGGTGACATCTACAAACTTAGTATGTGCTTTATGATTGGTTGATGCCAATTGGTCATTCAGAAGATTGCCTGAAATAATAACAGGTCGAAACATTAGATTCAAACCTTTTTGCTGATGGTTCTTTCTCGTGTCTGCCCCTCATTTGCGTTGGGAGTGCAAAAGTTACCGCTTTGTTTGGATTTCTGTCTGATTGGTTCTTATGTAGATGCTAATAAGACAGTAGTTTCATATTAGACAGTGGCGCTTTTTGAGATGCTTTGAAGGTGATGTTGCACTTAATACTATTCCTTCACGATATGCTGCTGCTTCTGTTCATTTGTTCTCTCTGAGTAAGTGATGAAAATTAGCTATCGTGTTTGCTAATTCTGCTTTGATGGTGAACAATGAGAACAAAAGTTCTGATTGAATGTGAGTGACGAGAATTCATTCGCATCTAGTGCTTTTCCGTGTATATTATTGATATTTGATCTATTGGAatgctctttctttttatttttcaagggtacttaataaaaacaaaaccactGGTACGgctctttgttaattttatttctgcTTTAACATTAATAATCTGTAGTATGAAAAAATGTATAATACCAAACAAACAGATGCTGAACAATATATTTTGAGAAGTAACTTTCTATTCTGGATATTGAATGTGTTTCCACCGTACATGAAGATGATTGAGGGCCTACTGTATATGTAAACCATTATGCATTTGCTGATTTTCTCTGTACTTTTTGCAAGTTGGCAATTGTATGTGCCAACTAATTAAGATTAATGGCATGGGAATTAGCATGCTGAGATGTGCTCTGCAGATTACTAACATCATTTTTAAACTCACTCTTTTTTATGCATCCAGGAGTCCAGCAGCTTAAGCAAATGTACAGGTTACCTGTTCTTGTCCTTCTGACTACTCTGTAGATCACCGGTGAACTCAGAACGCAAGCGCTTACCAAATATTGTCAATGGGAGACTCATTGAATAGTTCCAGGTTAAGCTCTGAAGCAACGAGTGTCACCACTGCAAAAAAGGTGTCTAAAAGAAGTTTAGTGGCTTCTTGCCCTAAAGCTTCTTCTCCAAATACTTTTAGCCGCATAGCTCTGGGAAGCCATGGTATATTTGCAAGAGGTGCAGTCGGCCACACCGCGTTGTTTTTACTCAAAGTTGCTGCTTTAGAGACGTTAAGAAGGTTCTCAAAGGCTAAATGTCCATTTGCATGGCGTGGTCTTCAGACTTTACAAATGCTATGCTATCCACCATTTAAGTGGATTCAAAGATGGGCTCCGTTCAAGGGTTTGGTGGAAGGCATGCaggtttgtttttacaaatttatgAAAGGTCTAATCATAATCGAGTCACCCTTTACCAATAACTTCACATGTAACATACAGCACACATCCTCTGCATCCTATATATCATGGACAGATTTACATATCAAGGCAAGTCAACAAAGGAAAATCTGTTGATTCGAGCAGTtctcaagcatatatatataggcattgATATGCTTGTCTGtgatttttcctctctttcttcttttccctaTATGTCATTTacaagttagtttatttttccgTCCCAATAAGCTCTATCCCAAATGTTACCCCCACCCCATAAATTAAGGCAATGTGTGAGATTTTAGGTTCAAGACCCACTAGGAACACgtcaccaaaaagaaaagagaaaaaaggaaaatgcaatTTTCCTCCAACTAGCATACGTTCCACATTTGGCACTCTCAAACTACCAAATAACACGCGCACAATGCTGAACAAAGATGTATGAAGTTTAGCTGAAAATAGGTCACATATAGACAAAAGAATATTACTAGTGATTGTGAGTCTCAACAGAGGGTGAGCATTTTAACTTCTTAGATTGAGGGTGCAAGTGCCACTTTTGATAGTTTGGACTGTAAAGTGTATACAATGGTTAGTTAGAGGGTGTACAacgtatttttcaaaaaaacaaaaacacaatatagtTGTAGGGGCACAAccaaccactcacaaaatgtgtgaaaataaaaatacccaAACCACAGAAAGAAGCTTCTCCGCTGTCTATTCACAATTTTCAAAGTTTCGAGCATTTCGTTCACACGTGTTAAAATTACAGAAAAACTGGTAGGAAATTAAGCCATGCAGAAATCTCAATTTTATGCTCCgtccattttcctttaaaacaTTAACATTTTTACTTGGATGGTTCATATCAAATTTAACTGATAGTGTGGTCCTTTATGGTTGTCaacacttataaaaatatttattgtttcaCAGAACtcatattatgatttttttattttttgataagtttgtTCTCTTCTCTTTGGAATAGTGGGACTGAAAGTACCGCTGTTGCTTTTTCAGATTGCAAGACTAGTAAATATTAGAATACATCTCCTGCAATTTTATACATGGcctaaattatcttatttctttggttGAAGTGGTCAAGGGAAATTATGTGTTATCTCTTTTTTAAATGGCAAATGCCTTTCTGTTTATCTTCTTTTCCAAATTATTTAAAGTTTCCATTCTTTGGCTCGTTTAATATTAAGCATTTCCTTGCTTAAAGGTACTGTCAAGGCCTATTCTAGTCCTTTCAATTGCAGCAGCTTTCTCTGATGAAGCAGAGTGTAGCAGTGGAACCTCAGATGATGTCAGTGATTCTCATACACATTCAGAATTAGGTTCGGAGCTGTCCACTGTACAGTCTAATATGGATACAAGGTATATGGAGAAACCTAAAATTGAATGTTGATCTTAGACATCAGCCAAATTTGATTGATTTGTATTGCAAAATTCTAATGATGTTTCCTACAGAAATATTTTTGATACGGTAGCTTGAGTGACAACACACTTTATGCATTATTTTTTACCATGAAGTTGTCTTGCTCACATTTAGAATGGTTTATTCCATTGTCAAATTTTGGGCAATTATTGAAATCTCTTGCTCTTGggaaattagggtttcaattttgaattcagaaaattttaaattgcgGTCCAACTGTAATGTATAGGTTAGGTGTGATTGGAATCAAAGATTGAACCTAGAGCAGGCTGACCTGGTTTGGTTTTTAGGTACTACCCTAGTTCCAAACTTGGTGATACATTACTTGGTATAGGGTAAGACACATGATTCCATAGAAAGATCTGGagcattctttcttttttcttttaaataagaagtatccaaacatttcaaatatAGAAAGATTTGGCTGTGAgcattgttcttgttttttgtcAGATCCAGAAACCATACAAAGCTTGCTGATCATTTTGTTATGGGACCTAACAAGGCAATCTGTTTGGGTTATTTATATCTAAATAACCAATTGGTTTTCTTCACTGATCATGTTCAGTGGCATTGGGTATACCTACTGTTGAATACTTTTGCATGGAttccattttttattcatttttatttgtttacttgTGAGATTGTGTTAGTGACTACTCGTTTTGGAAGTATTAGTGACCAGTCTGTACATGATGTATGTGTActcttcatatttatttttccaagTTGCTTACTTTTATAGCTTCCAGTGTGATACCCAGGACTTCTGATGAATCTCCTGAAAGTCTGGCATCTGAAAACTGGTTGATACAACTGCATAACGAGCTGAAAAATCAAGGGATTTGTTTGCCAGAAAGGTGATTGAATGATTATTATGTATTTACAATTCTCAAGTGacgtgcataatatatatatatatatatcaagcagCTAAGATCCAATTAatattgtagattttttttttctcaaaatatgttACTTGTAGTTTGTTGCAATCTCCTATTATgctactcttatatatatattagcccAACAACTTTTTAACGTCTTGCATGTTAGTGTGGTTGTTCCTTTTTTGTATTTGCTTCTCTTGCATATTATGATCTTGTTGAATGGCCAAGATGCTTGAATATGACCAAAATACAACTTAAGTTTATACTTGCTCTTTACTCATAGGTgttgcttcctttttttttgtcacaTACCTCATCCTTACTTATCCACAGATGTTTAGAATCTATATCTTTGCCGGAATCATGAAGTTCTCATAAACTTGATGGCTGCATTCCATCATCTTGcttttaataagtatataagATAGTTCCGAGGGCAATTAATTGTTCAGAAGAGCTTATAATGCTATTTTATTCCCGTAATATGGTAGTTTTAAtctaaaaatctcatatgcatcaGGACTTTGAGGTGATGGAATCTTTTAGTACTAGTCTGGAGAAATTGCTTCTTGTTTTTTTAGTTTGCATATTTATGTTTGGATAGCTTGGTTTCTCTTGTGCAATGGACCATGACATACTAGTGTTTATGCAGAATTAATGAAGATGAGCTCCATAGATTTTACACTGCTGCTAATGGTGACTTTACATGCTTGCTCTCGTCAATTAAGAAGACAATCCATTGGAGAGAGACCTACAGAATTCTTTCAGTACAAGAACTTGAGATTTGGTCAGATATGATTTTCTGGCATGGATTTGATGTGAAGCACCGACCTTGCCTCATCGTGCGGCTTGGACTCGCTACCGTCACCCTGTCCTCTCATGACAAACCTCGCTTCGCTCAAGCAGTTAGTATGTTTATTTTCCCTCACTGGTAAATTTTTGGGTTACAATATAcatatgtgaaaaataatgatataacCACATCAAATGACATAGTAACTCACAAGCCTTGTTTGGTACATGCATACGAATTGTCTCTCTATCCAACTTGTGGTCATTGTTTTCAAGCCTCTTGCTGTGCATAGTCCACATCTTTTGATCTGTCATTGGTGGAAATTGTTTTTGTCTTGGGCAGCTCGAGCCCAGCAACCAGCTTCCTTCAGTACCACTTTTGATGGTGGCAAAATCTGGTCTGTGAATAACCATTGACTTGTTGATCAATTATACgccattattaaaaacattgttGGCATGGTACATCTGAGCTTGATAGTAATTAGTCCTTAATGCGGTAAACTGGTAATTCTCTgtatacttatatttttttcccatgcACTTTCCTGCTATCAATGGAACAACAAGGAACTCGACTGAAGACAGCAAAATGTCTTCACCATCATTTTGGTTTTAGTCTTGGAAGGAATTCGTTACTTTTCAGTCTCACAGTGCACATTATTATATTCTCTTTTATCGTATTTGTCCAATCAGTTTTTCATGTGGTATTATCACTCAATCAATGGTTGCAACTACAGTATCTCAGGTAGAGCACGGAGTCTTGCATTTGGTTGATGCAGAAGATTCACAAATAACAGTTTTGGTGGATTGTGACGGGTTGTCTCCTTTGAAAGTTCCAATGCAAATGATGAGATCCTGTTCTTCCCTTCTGCAAGATCACTTCCCAAACCGTCTTGGGTGTTTGTTTGTTATATGTCTTCCTCCAGTTGTTCGTGTTCTTGCTCAAACTTTTATTCAGGTAAGCTTGTTTCTCTGATTGGTTTAAGCGTTTGAGATTCTTTCTCTTcggtttctttttcttgtatgatgttttgcttttcatttcttcaataaaGAATCTGATGGCAGAAAAGCTGCTCTGTTTAATATAAGAATATGAATCTGTTGCTCATTCAGGTTCTGAAGCCCATTACTCGAAAAAAGCTGAGGATTGAAGGGGAGATGTACAAGAAGGTACTCTCAGAGTACCTTGGAATACTTCCATCTTATCTTGGTGGCAAGTGCTCATGCACAAAATGTTCAACCTTAAGCATCTGTCTCGCACAGCAGCCTCCCATGTATAGGATGAACAATATTGAGCCTGTTGCAGTTGTGAGCGATGGTGAGGATCTACCTCTACGCCACCCAGAGAATGAAATTGATGCTCATCTGAATGGTAACTATGACCAGGTTTTGAGAACTGCCATGATAAGCATCCTCATGTTGTGGGCTTTTATTGCTGTTATGGCTGGGTTATGGGATCCTGAAAGCCGTCCTTCTTTGCCTCATTAAGATAAGACTTCTAGCGTGAACCGGcccttttcatttctctttacatgagttttactattatttatgtTTGTGTATGTGCGTCTGTGTGAATTGATAACACTTGCTATTTGTAAGATATTGATTGGCATCCTAAATCATTAAGTAATTTAAGTCTCGGGTGAAATGGTAATGTTTCTGTTAAACGGGTAATTTTTCTATAGCTATTAACCATTAGTACtacttatgttttttttttttttttctaagcaagcaaaTTCATAGATAAACTAAATGGTTACATGATACAAGATTCAATGGGGTGGAAGTCTCCAATAATTAtcccaaaacaaacaaatgcaATACcaaaggaataaaagaaaaagtgggaTCTGGAGCCAAAAATTGGCTTCCACCCATTTTCCACTAAAGGGAAGCCGCTTGAAGTGGTTTTTTGTATAGTCTAATAAACATACTATTAGATTGCGACTAAAAGTCACAGTGAAACGGTGTGTGCTACAGCTTGTTTGTCTAGACTGGCTGTAGGAGTCTTCCATGACCACTTTGTCTTGATCTTCGGCATAGGACCTTCACTGTCTATGGTGGCGCATGTGATTCATGCGCCACTCTAGGAAATAAGGCGGTGGTCGGATCTTAGAGATCCGAAGCCACTAATCCCAATGGTGCCGCGCGTGACGGCGGCATGCTCTCTTTAGCGCGGCGGCGCGTGAAACTCACGCAGTATGAGCCGTGTGTGATATTGatgcaccatttttttttaccgTCTAACAGATCAGCAGTTGGAGAGTCTGCTAGCAAGGCGCGTGGTGGTCGTAGGTGGCCGGTAGGCAGTAGATCTGCACATCTTGGTGCTACGGatagaaaacaacaaaaaaaaagttaaaaaactcTATAGATAGCTCCTGCGTTGGTCGGACAGaatgagggagggaggagccaaagctccaacCCCCCTTTGGGCAAAGGAAATAGAAGGATGCCGACAATTGGGTAGAGAGAAAAGGACCtcaagagagaggaaaaaaaggttAAAGTTTTTCACATTACTACTTATGTTTTATTGTCGAAGTataatttttgttgtaaaatatatatatatatatatttataaatattacttggtgtataaaaaaaccaatacaTCCATTTTCGTAAgagatagtaaaattatttacagattaaaaccattcaaatacaaacagtGGAGACGGGCATATTCGGAATAGATTGCAAATTAAGTTGTATAATCTCGACGTTTAGAACTTGATGAAGATGCAAATTTCAAGTATTTGATAACATGTATCGGTGTTTTCATATAACACTGTTAGGGTATGTTTTGATGTCAAActtatcttaaattaattattgataaaacttactattttttaacttttcataaaaagtaaaatatgtaTCCATCTATCTTATACATTCAAATgcatattttaacttattttatacatttaaacacatctgATTAATAGGATGTACATTCAAATACTATTTACAGATCAACACAAATAATCTCATATCACCTACTCAAACTCAACTTAGTAGTTGTAGggtgaaaaatgtattttttccaCCAATGCATGTAATTGGGGCGACAAACACTAAAGAATATATGGTATAGAAAGATAAAGATCCATGAACTGTACcctctttttcctttcccatCCCCCATTATTCTCATTATCATTCTCTTTTCTTTAcatcttccttttgttttggaGGCTCGACCTAATTCATGGATAGAGAATGAGTGGGGGGGACTCATGCATGGTATTAATTACGCACAGTACCCGACAAAATTGCTAATCTCATTACGGGTGTAAGAAAATCAATCATCCAATATCCATGGCTATGCTTTTTGAGGTTTAATAATATGTTTGCATACtttaagaaaaggaaatgggaCCTTTTTAGTGACTTTAGTTGCATTCATCCAAACTCTTGGGTAAAATTCATCAACTGATCCATTTGCATATGGATCCATATCTTAAGCTGATCTCTAAGAAAATTCCAATATAGACGCCTAGCTTGTATTTAAAATTCAGCTatccatcaaaaaaaaaagaattcagcTAGGACCAGTACTTTTTTCCTTTCCACGTACGGAATTTTTAAgtgctttttccttttcccttgTGGGTTAATTTTTAAGTGTTAAAACATCATGTGCTGGCCTGTGACGGTTCATGAGATGGTGCATGTACAGCTAGGGCTGCTTAGATGGGAGGATATAAAAAGGTACTTgagttttaatttgttaaaaactctcatttatttcattacatgtTTCTgtttaattaatatagtttacAAACATATCAAATCTTTAcatatctctattttttaatatagatttaAAACTTAAGATATCTTTGTACATGATATCCATGTTTAAAACGATCATGTGTTTGTCAATATATATCAAGATTAATCCACGCACGGTGTCATCTTTGgattaagttatattttttaataaacttttctAAAAGCTCAAATCCAACTTTTGAAGTACCCTAAGATATATACTAGAGtaatgatacttgtagtcgtgCAGTGCGCAAGCGCCATgtaatgttttgaaaaagagtgagatctactattaaaaaattattttttttttatttagatctcgtatttattcattttttttaaagtgattgcacggcGCTTATGCACTCATGACTACAATCACGCGGACAAATTTATATATGCCACTTTCTCGCATAGATCAATCCCACTATACTTGATGGCCATAGAAGGGGAAATGGGTGTCATTGCTTGTGATCTTTCACTTACATCTCcagtactgcatgcatgatatatatttgaGCTTTCATGTGCACATTTAATTGATTACGTACATGATAATTAAAACGGGTCTGCATTGACAGTACTACATGCATCTTGAGATGAATGGCATCTGCATGTGTTTTCCCTCTTAATTAACTTTCTGGCTAGAtcatataaactattttataaattgtgagAGCATCAGCCAAGCACCATGAATAGTACTACTTGAACACTGATCTTGATCATCCTCGATCGTGAAAGATGCGTAATTAGCTATCTAGTGACGCGCGTGCTAGTTGATGAGTGGAAATCTACAGAATCCCCACTTGaaatttgttaattgttatcgataccatgcatatatatatgcatgtacaaTACTTAATAGCTTTGTTGCTGAAAATGTTAGATCATCTTCGACAAATAATTTACATGGATCGATTATAACGTGAATAAATGTTGTAGTATAATAGTATTCactttatatatgcatgcatctaTCTCTCTAGCTACTACTTGAGGTCCTTCATGCATGTCAGCTCAATCAAACAaggaattgaaaaaatatttttctgccTAGAATGTTAACTGAAAGCTAGCTGTGTGATAATCACCAAgttatcttatttcttttcatgatcCCACTAGTTGTGCCGgctttgaaaattaaaaaattattctcatcagtcactattcactgcTCCACACcccacactctatgaaaaaaaaaactataggtgTGGAGTGTGAAAGTTAGTAGCAGTTTATGCATAGAATTCCTCTTAAAAATTAACCCTCCATCGAACTATACCCATTGCATGCTTTCTATTGTAGATCTTGATCAGTATATGCGTGTATGGTACGGTTGTTCTCCAAATATAGGTAGCAATTACACTAGTAAAGCCAAAtcatttttgagaaatttatattcaaatggAGTAAAAAGATAAACATATCAATTAAAGAGTGAAGTATTGCTTGTATAttgatgtttttgaaaaaaaggggAAGCTaaacaaagaatatatatatatatatgaaatatgtaaatgaaaaaagaaatattatggtAAGTTAACGTCAATAATTACCAACATGATATATACTAGTtgcaaactgaaaaaaaaaaaaaatatatacacgtACCAATACCATTCAACATGAGTGCGTCCCATTAGACTAGTCTTCAATCCAAGTACTGGTAATTAATTCCATTCCAATTGGTTTTCCCTCCTCTATAAAACCCCTACCATAACACTCAAAGTACCTAGCAATACATACGCACTCCTATCCTCTTTCTGAAACATACCAAATCCTAcgtataatttaa contains:
- the LOC108992996 gene encoding uncharacterized protein LOC108992996, which translates into the protein MGDSLNSSRLSSEATSVTTAKKVSKRSLVASCPKASSPNTFSRIALGSHGIFARGAVGHTALFLLKVAALETLRRFSKAKCPFAWRGLQTLQMLCYPPFKWIQRWAPFKGLVEGMQVLSRPILVLSIAAAFSDEAECSSGTSDDVSDSHTHSELGSELSTVQSNMDTSVIPRTSDESPESLASENWLIQLHNELKNQGICLPERINEDELHRFYTAANGDFTCLLSSIKKTIHWRETYRILSVQELEIWSDMIFWHGFDVKHRPCLIVRLGLATVTLSSHDKPRFAQAVISQVEHGVLHLVDAEDSQITVLVDCDGLSPLKVPMQMMRSCSSLLQDHFPNRLGCLFVICLPPVVRVLAQTFIQVLKPITRKKLRIEGEMYKKVLSEYLGILPSYLGGKCSCTKCSTLSICLAQQPPMYRMNNIEPVAVVSDGEDLPLRHPENEIDAHLNGNYDQVLRTAMISILMLWAFIAVMAGLWDPESRPSLPH